A region of Microtus ochrogaster isolate Prairie Vole_2 linkage group LG1, MicOch1.0, whole genome shotgun sequence DNA encodes the following proteins:
- the Ap1m1 gene encoding AP-1 complex subunit mu-1, with protein MSASAVYVLDLKGKVLICRNYRGDVDMSEVEHFMPILMEKEEEGMLSPILAHGGVRFMWIKHNNLYLVATSKKNACVSLVFSFLYKVVQVFSEYFKELEEESIRDNFVIIYELLDELMDFGYPQTTDSKILQEYITQEGHKLETGAPRPPATVTNAVSWRSEGIKYRKNEVFLDVIEAVNLLVSANGNVLRSEIVGSIKMRVFLSGMPELRLGLNDKVLFDNTGRGKSKSVELEDVKFHQCVRLSRFENDRTISFIPPDGEFELMSYRLNTHVKPLIWIESVIEKHSHSRIEYMVKAKSQFKRRSTANNVEIHIPVPNDADSPKFKTTVGSVKWVPENSEIVWSIKSFPGGKEYLMRAHFGLPSVEAEDKEGKPPISVKFEIPYFTTSGIQVRYLKIIEKSGYQALPWVRYITQNGDYQLRTQ; from the exons GTGCTCATCTGCCGGAACTACCGTGGGGATGTGGACATGTCGGAGGTGGAGCACTTCATGCCCATCctgatggagaaggaggaggagggcatgCTGTCACCCATCTTGGCCCATGGCGGTGTGCGCTTCATGTGGATCAAGCACAACAACCTCTACC TGGTCGCCACTTCAAAAAAGAATGCTTGTGTGTCGCTGGTATTCTCCTTCCTCTACAAGGTGGTGCAG GTCTTCTCCGAGTACTttaaggagctggaggaggagagcaTCCGAGACAACTTTGTCATCATCTACGAGCTACTGGACGAGCTCATGGACTTTGGCTACCCACAGACCACAGACAGCAAGATCTTGCAGGA GTACATCACTCAGGAAGGACACAAGCTGGAAACGGGAGCCCCTCGGCCCCCAGCCACTGTCACCAATGCTGTGTCCTGGCGCTCAGAGGGCATCAAGTACCGGAAGAACGAAGTGTTCCTGGACGTCATTGAAGCCGTTAACCTCTTG GTCAGTGCCAATGGCAATGTGCTGCGCAGTGAGATTGTGGGCTCCATCAAGATGCGCGTCTTCCTCTCAGGCATGCCTGAGCTGCGCCTGGGCCTCAATGACAAGGTCCTCTTCGACAACACAGGCC gaGGGAAGAGCAAGTCGGTGGAGCTGGAGGATGTGAAGTTCCACCAGTGCGTGCGGCTGTCACGCTTTGAGAACGACCGCACCATCTCCTTCATCCCTCCCGATGGAGAGTTTGAACTCATGTCCTACCGCCTCAATACCCAC GTGAAGCCTTTGATCTGGATTGAGTCTGTGATTGAGAAGCATTCCCACAGCCGTATCGAGTACATGGTCAAG GCCAAGAGCCAGTTCAAGCGGCGGTCAACAGCCAACAATGTAGAGATCCACATACCGGTCCCCAACGATGCTGACTCGCCCAAGTTCAAGACTACAGTGGGGAGTGTCAAGTGGGTCCCCGAGAACAGCGAGATCGTGTGGTCCATCAAGTCCTTTCCG GGTGGCAAGGAGTACCTTATGCGGGCCCACTTTGGTCTTCCCAGTGTAGAGGCCGAAGACAAGGAGGGCAAACCTCCCATCAGTGTCAAGTTCGAGATCCCCTACTTCACTACCTCGGGCATCCAG GTGCGCTACCTGAAGATCATTGAGAAGAGCGGCTACCAGGCACTGCCCTGGGTGCGCTACATCACACAGAACGGAG ATTACCAGCTCCGGACCCAGTGA